The following are encoded in a window of Lacinutrix sp. WUR7 genomic DNA:
- a CDS encoding T9SS type A sorting domain-containing protein, whose protein sequence is MKKIYTTFLFLGATILLNAQTTINYPQRQAHYNIVANGAGVYDDGTENLGMWANYDGKEVVAFRNFTETGLPGGTGSTMAIGDSFTTIVSATRAYGQIGIALLSSPTATSSWTDRHNNYAVQVNMDGNEGAFDPIEIISNGGTVDVTTISGATTYADYKFKFTLQTATTMQVSINDGAAMFTVTLNNSNITGYSIYLADDWNGSANQNIFWKPTSEYVYANTLSTPKNAKEHMVSMFPNPTNNSFKVNKEITSLQIFDISGKLVKEYKGSFGKNTTFTVSELANGIYLTKIKNTLGQLSTTKLIKF, encoded by the coding sequence ATGAAAAAAATATATACGACATTCCTTTTTTTAGGAGCAACCATATTATTAAATGCACAAACAACCATTAATTACCCCCAAAGACAAGCACACTATAATATAGTTGCTAATGGTGCTGGAGTCTATGATGATGGAACAGAAAATCTGGGAATGTGGGCCAATTATGATGGAAAGGAAGTTGTAGCTTTTAGAAACTTCACCGAAACAGGGTTACCAGGAGGTACCGGGTCAACAATGGCTATAGGAGATAGTTTTACAACAATAGTTAGCGCTACTCGAGCATACGGCCAAATTGGCATTGCTCTTTTATCAAGTCCTACTGCTACTTCCTCTTGGACAGACAGACACAATAATTATGCTGTACAAGTAAATATGGATGGTAATGAAGGTGCCTTTGACCCTATAGAAATTATATCTAATGGAGGAACTGTAGATGTAACAACTATAAGTGGAGCTACAACGTATGCTGATTATAAATTCAAATTTACATTGCAAACGGCAACAACAATGCAAGTATCTATTAATGATGGAGCAGCAATGTTTACGGTAACTTTAAACAATTCAAACATCACTGGCTATTCCATTTATCTTGCAGATGATTGGAATGGTTCCGCTAACCAGAACATTTTTTGGAAACCAACTAGCGAGTATGTGTATGCAAATACATTAAGTACACCAAAAAATGCTAAGGAGCATATGGTTTCTATGTTTCCAAATCCAACAAACAATTCCTTTAAAGTTAACAAGGAAATTACTAGTCTTCAAATATTTGATATTTCGGGGAAACTGGTAAAAGAATACAAAGGTTCTTTTGGAAAAAACACCACTTTTACGGTTTCCGAATTAGCAAACGGAATCTATTTAACAAAAATTAAAAATACGTTAGGACAATTAAGTACCACTAAACTAATTAAATTTTAA
- a CDS encoding DMT family transporter produces MKNSHFKHLLELTLATCFISTSGVLGKYIDMPTEVLVWWRSALAFIILFAYCRYKTIDLKLHSKKDRLPFILSAFFMGAHWISYFYALKLSNVALGMLSLYTFPVIIALLEPLFIKIKFDPIHIVLGILVLLGIYILAPDFNLENSNVKGVFLGLLSAVFYALRILILKQHVAKYNGTTLMVYQLLILTVLLAPFLFFKDTSSIKTEYPYVLILALLTTAIGHTLFIKKLKYFSVSTASIISSTQPVFGIILAYIFLNEIPTFNTYIGGSLIIATVIIESVRSKKKKTD; encoded by the coding sequence ATGAAGAATAGCCACTTTAAACATCTATTAGAACTTACATTAGCAACTTGCTTTATAAGTACTTCTGGTGTTTTAGGTAAATATATAGACATGCCTACCGAAGTACTTGTTTGGTGGCGAAGTGCATTAGCTTTTATAATCCTTTTTGCGTATTGCAGGTATAAAACAATAGACCTAAAGCTTCATTCTAAAAAAGACAGGCTTCCTTTTATTCTAAGTGCCTTTTTTATGGGAGCACATTGGATTTCCTATTTCTATGCGCTCAAACTATCTAATGTAGCCTTGGGAATGCTTTCCTTGTATACCTTTCCGGTTATTATTGCACTTTTAGAACCTTTATTTATTAAAATAAAATTCGATCCAATACATATCGTATTAGGAATACTAGTGCTTTTAGGCATTTATATTCTTGCTCCAGATTTTAATCTAGAAAATTCGAATGTAAAAGGAGTATTTTTAGGGCTTCTTTCTGCTGTTTTTTATGCCTTACGAATTCTGATATTAAAACAACATGTAGCTAAATACAATGGTACCACATTAATGGTGTATCAGTTATTAATACTGACGGTACTATTGGCACCATTCTTATTTTTCAAAGATACTAGCTCCATAAAAACAGAATATCCTTATGTACTTATATTAGCTTTATTAACTACGGCAATCGGACATACATTATTTATAAAAAAGCTAAAGTATTTTAGCGTGAGTACCGCAAGTATAATTAGCAGTACACAACCCGTTTTCGGAATAATTTTAGCATATATTTTTCTAAACGAAATACCAACGTTTAACACCTACATTGGTGGTTCTTTAATAATTGCTACGGTTATTATAGAAAGTGTACGCTCTAAAAAGAAAAAAACGGATTAG
- a CDS encoding dipeptidase, which yields MKDIKKYIDQHKDRFLNELIELLKIPSISADSAYKKDVLKTADEIKSSLEKAGCENVEICQTKGYPIVYGDKIIDKNLPTVLVYGHYDVQPPDPINLWDSPPFEPVIKKTELHPEGAIFARGACDDKGQMYMHVKAMELMTQTNQLPCNVKFMIEGEEEVGSASLADFVKENHEKLSNDVILISDTGMIAKDTPSITTGLRGLSYVEVEVTGPNRDLHSGLYGGAVANPINVLTKMIASLHDENNHITIPGFYDNVEELSTEERAEMAKAPFSLENYKKALDIDAVYGEAGYSTNERNSIRPTLDVNGIWGGYTGEGAKTVIASQAFAKISMRLVPNQDWKEITQLFKKHFESIAPKGVTVKVTPHHGGQGYVTPIDSIGYKAASKAYTDTFGKTPIPQRSGGSIPIVSLFEKELKSKTILMGFGLDSDAIHSPNEHFGVWNYLKGIETIPYFYHYFTELNK from the coding sequence ATGAAAGACATTAAAAAATATATCGATCAGCACAAGGATAGATTCTTAAACGAATTGATCGAACTACTTAAAATTCCGTCTATTAGCGCAGATTCTGCATACAAGAAGGACGTTTTAAAAACAGCAGACGAAATTAAGTCCAGTCTTGAAAAAGCAGGCTGTGAAAACGTAGAAATTTGTCAAACTAAGGGATATCCTATCGTATATGGTGATAAAATCATTGATAAAAACTTGCCAACAGTGCTCGTTTATGGTCATTATGACGTGCAACCACCAGATCCAATTAACTTATGGGATTCTCCTCCTTTCGAACCTGTTATTAAAAAAACAGAACTACATCCAGAAGGCGCAATTTTTGCTCGTGGTGCTTGTGATGACAAAGGACAAATGTATATGCACGTTAAAGCCATGGAGCTTATGACGCAAACCAACCAATTGCCTTGTAACGTGAAATTCATGATTGAAGGGGAAGAAGAAGTAGGTAGTGCAAGTCTTGCCGATTTTGTAAAAGAAAACCATGAAAAACTAAGTAACGATGTTATTTTAATTTCAGATACTGGAATGATTGCCAAAGACACACCTTCTATAACTACCGGATTACGTGGCTTAAGCTATGTAGAAGTAGAAGTTACTGGTCCCAATAGGGATTTACACTCTGGCCTTTATGGTGGTGCAGTTGCAAACCCAATAAACGTATTAACCAAAATGATTGCTTCTTTACATGATGAAAACAATCATATTACCATTCCTGGTTTTTACGATAATGTAGAAGAACTTAGTACAGAAGAAAGAGCAGAAATGGCAAAAGCACCTTTCTCTTTAGAAAACTATAAAAAAGCATTAGATATTGACGCTGTTTATGGGGAAGCAGGATATTCTACCAACGAAAGAAACTCGATAAGACCAACTTTAGATGTTAACGGAATTTGGGGAGGTTACACTGGTGAAGGCGCAAAAACCGTAATTGCAAGCCAAGCATTTGCAAAAATATCGATGCGTTTAGTACCAAATCAAGATTGGAAAGAAATCACACAACTCTTTAAAAAACACTTTGAAAGCATTGCTCCTAAAGGCGTGACCGTAAAAGTTACTCCGCATCATGGCGGACAAGGTTATGTAACGCCTATCGATAGTATTGGTTACAAAGCAGCAAGTAAAGCATATACCGATACCTTTGGAAAAACGCCAATTCCGCAACGTAGCGGAGGAAGTATTCCTATTGTTTCTTTGTTTGAAAAAGAATTAAAAAGTAAAACTATTTTAATGGGATTTGGTTTAGATAGCGATGCTATTCACTCACCAAATGAGCATTTCGGCGTATGGAATTACCTAAAAGGTATTGAAACTATTCCTTATTTCTACCACTATTTTACAGAACTAAATAAATAG
- a CDS encoding LacI family DNA-binding transcriptional regulator yields MPSNRTTLASIAQALEISISTVSKALSNSSEIGAATKKRVLEYAKANNYTPNSFASSFRKGTTSTIGLIIPNILNPFYAKVLVGVESYLDDNGYKLITSISNDLIEKETKNISVMSSGFVDGLILCVSKEAEQKNEYQHIKTLIDNGTPIVMFDRICDELECDKVITDDFQAAFDATEFLIQKRDCKHIVITSKTNNLHHLNLRRKGFEAAIEKHKAAVKCTVITDERSKGLKQKLKELLKKDASIDGIFGLNEKSVLHAILLTNKLQKANSNITITGFCNDMQLKYDSSLIVINQNAKEIGKESAKLLLERIKSKDKSSFKTKTIAIGL; encoded by the coding sequence ATGCCATCAAACAGAACAACTTTAGCTTCTATTGCTCAGGCTTTAGAGATTTCTATCTCTACAGTTTCTAAGGCGCTTTCTAATAGTTCAGAAATTGGTGCCGCAACAAAGAAAAGAGTTTTAGAATATGCAAAAGCTAATAATTATACACCAAATAGCTTTGCATCTAGTTTTAGAAAAGGAACTACAAGTACTATAGGATTAATAATACCTAATATACTAAACCCGTTTTATGCTAAAGTATTAGTTGGGGTAGAAAGCTATTTAGACGACAATGGTTATAAATTAATTACTTCTATTTCTAATGATCTTATTGAAAAGGAAACGAAGAACATTTCTGTAATGTCTAGTGGTTTTGTGGATGGATTAATTTTGTGTGTTTCTAAAGAAGCGGAACAAAAAAATGAATATCAGCACATTAAAACATTAATTGATAATGGGACTCCCATAGTAATGTTCGATAGAATTTGTGATGAGTTGGAATGTGATAAAGTGATTACAGATGACTTTCAAGCTGCTTTTGATGCCACAGAATTCTTAATACAAAAAAGAGATTGTAAACATATAGTAATAACCTCAAAAACAAATAACTTACACCATTTAAACCTAAGAAGAAAAGGATTTGAAGCAGCTATTGAAAAACATAAAGCTGCTGTAAAATGTACTGTGATTACAGATGAGAGATCCAAAGGTTTAAAACAAAAGCTGAAAGAATTATTAAAAAAAGATGCTAGTATTGATGGTATTTTTGGTTTAAACGAAAAAAGCGTTTTACATGCTATTTTGCTTACTAATAAATTACAGAAAGCAAATAGTAATATAACAATAACTGGTTTTTGCAACGATATGCAATTAAAGTATGATTCTTCTCTTATTGTAATCAATCAAAATGCGAAAGAAATTGGTAAGGAGTCTGCGAAGTTATTATTAGAAAGAATAAAAAGTAAAGATAAATCTAGTTTTAAAACCAAAACGATAGCTATAGGTCTTTAG